A stretch of Thermotoga sp. SG1 DNA encodes these proteins:
- the gndA gene encoding NADP-dependent phosphogluconate dehydrogenase: MKSSIGLIGLAVMGQNLALNIARKGYKVSVFNRTAQRTEEFVKNHVKDEEIEPHYDIKEFVESLERPRKIILMVKAGKPVDDTISQLLSYLEPGDLIVDGGNSHYLDTERRFKDLTEKGFLFLGMGVSGGEYGALHGPSLMPGGSKEAYSLVEDILLKIAAKTEDGPCCTYVGERSAGHFVKMVHNGIEYAIMQAIAEIYHIMRDVLNLSADEMASIFKEWNSGELNSFLVEITYKILKRKDEETGKPMVDVILDRAEQKGTGKWTSQAALDLGIPTPSINMAVVERVISHFKEERTRLSKLYNKRRRVLQKSKEFLKDLRDSLFFAMLTAFSQGMWLISEASKEFNYNVDLSEVLRIWKGGCIIRAKLIDTLRRYISDENAYLLENEEVISLLKERIDSLKNVLKVSIENEIPVPVLSSAYSYFVSLTEERLPANLIQAQRDFFGAHTFERVDKDGVFHINWEEGEIE; encoded by the coding sequence GTGAAATCCAGTATTGGCCTTATAGGTCTTGCAGTGATGGGACAGAATCTTGCCTTAAACATCGCAAGAAAAGGTTATAAAGTCTCTGTCTTCAACAGAACAGCCCAGAGAACAGAAGAGTTCGTGAAAAATCATGTGAAGGACGAAGAAATAGAGCCTCACTACGACATAAAAGAGTTTGTAGAATCCCTTGAGAGGCCAAGAAAGATCATTCTGATGGTGAAAGCAGGAAAACCCGTCGACGATACTATTTCCCAGCTTCTTTCTTATCTTGAACCGGGAGATCTGATTGTAGATGGTGGGAATTCACATTATCTGGACACAGAAAGACGCTTTAAAGATCTCACAGAGAAAGGATTTCTTTTTCTTGGAATGGGTGTTTCGGGTGGTGAATATGGAGCCCTCCATGGGCCTTCTCTCATGCCTGGTGGAAGTAAAGAAGCGTACAGCCTGGTCGAAGATATTCTCCTGAAGATCGCTGCAAAGACGGAAGATGGTCCCTGCTGCACCTACGTTGGGGAAAGATCCGCCGGGCACTTCGTGAAGATGGTTCACAACGGAATAGAATATGCCATCATGCAGGCGATAGCAGAGATATATCACATCATGAGAGATGTCCTGAACCTTTCCGCCGATGAGATGGCCAGTATCTTCAAAGAGTGGAACTCTGGAGAACTCAATTCCTTCCTTGTGGAGATCACCTACAAGATCCTGAAAAGAAAAGATGAAGAAACAGGAAAACCGATGGTCGATGTGATACTGGACAGGGCAGAACAAAAGGGAACTGGAAAATGGACTTCTCAGGCAGCCCTGGATCTTGGAATTCCCACTCCCTCCATAAACATGGCGGTGGTTGAAAGGGTGATTTCCCACTTCAAAGAGGAAAGAACAAGACTTTCAAAACTGTATAATAAGAGAAGAAGAGTTCTTCAAAAAAGCAAGGAATTTCTGAAAGATCTCAGAGACTCTCTCTTTTTTGCCATGCTTACAGCCTTTTCTCAGGGTATGTGGTTGATCTCAGAAGCGTCAAAGGAGTTCAACTACAACGTGGACCTTTCTGAAGTACTCAGAATATGGAAAGGAGGATGTATCATAAGAGCGAAGTTGATAGACACGCTGAGAAGGTACATATCGGACGAGAATGCATATTTGCTGGAAAACGAGGAAGTAATCTCTTTGTTGAAGGAACGAATAGATTCTCTGAAAAATGTCTTGAAGGTGTCCATAGAAAATGAAATTCCTGTTCCCGTTTTGAGTTCTGCTTACAGCTACTTCGTGAGTCTAACGGAGGAAAGGCTCCCAGCGAATCTCATTCAGGCTCAAAGGGATTTCTTCGGAGCACACACGTTTGAGAGAGTGGATAAAGATGGTGTGTTCCACATCAACTGGGAGGAAGGAGAGATAGAATGA
- a CDS encoding GntR family transcriptional regulator — MKKIEVDLVRTKVYSLLKEMILNHELKLGEKLNVRELSEKLGISFTPVRDALLQLATEGLVKVVPRVGFFVTDVDEKFIRETIETRIMMEVFCLENYFERIASSEELLKIKEEIENVESSLKRDLFDDSDERLHKLFIKASGNDLIISLYEKIWDRIDLVRHLNERYIVSNREHKELIESILRGDKEEAVEKLKEHLRNVEEETIRNLYTYEKG, encoded by the coding sequence ATGAAAAAGATCGAAGTAGACCTTGTGAGAACGAAGGTCTACAGTCTTCTCAAAGAGATGATACTGAACCATGAGTTGAAACTCGGAGAAAAACTCAACGTGAGAGAACTCTCTGAGAAACTGGGAATCAGTTTCACACCGGTGAGGGATGCACTCCTTCAACTTGCAACGGAAGGTCTTGTGAAGGTGGTGCCGAGGGTTGGTTTCTTTGTTACCGACGTTGACGAGAAATTCATAAGAGAGACGATAGAGACAAGGATCATGATGGAGGTTTTCTGTCTTGAGAACTACTTCGAAAGAATCGCTTCCTCTGAGGAACTCTTGAAGATAAAAGAAGAGATAGAAAACGTTGAAAGCAGTCTGAAAAGGGACCTGTTCGACGATTCCGATGAAAGACTTCACAAACTCTTCATTAAAGCCTCCGGGAACGATCTCATCATTTCTCTTTACGAAAAAATATGGGACCGCATCGATCTAGTAAGACACCTGAACGAAAGGTACATCGTCTCAAATAGAGAACACAAAGAACTCATAGAGAGTATCCTGCGTGGTGACAAAGAAGAAGCAGTTGAGAAACTGAAGGAGCATCTGAGAAACGTGGAGGAGGAGACGATAAGAAATCTGTACACGTACGAGAAGGGGTGA
- a CDS encoding tagaturonate epimerase family protein, whose amino-acid sequence MSLKVFKDHFGRGYEVYEGSYREKEGFSFFLVKGEEGKVLVISGEKVPEGASFFKKHHVDEKTFFFCEKSHENLEILRKHFPDLKPTRAGLRASFGTGDRLGITTPAHVRALRGSGLFPVFAQQSVRENERTGRTWRDVLDDATWGVFQEGYTEGFGADADHVKNPEDLVAAAKEGFSMFTIDPSDHVRNLSKLSEREKNEMFEEILKKERIDRIYLGKRYTILGERLEFDEKSLRDAALVYYDAITHVDMMYQILKEEISDFDFEVSVDETETPTSPLFHIFVVEELRRRGVEFTNLALRFIGEWEKGIDYKGDLGLFEKEIKMHAEISRMFEGYKLSLHSGSDKFSVYPAFSSATDGLFHVKTAGTSYLEAIKVISMVSPALFREIYRCALEHFEEDRKSYHISADLSKVPDVEKVEDEDLPALFEDTNVRQLIHVTYGSVLKDKSLKERIFEALDRNEKLFYETVESHIKRHVDLLRGD is encoded by the coding sequence ATGTCTTTGAAGGTGTTCAAAGATCATTTTGGAAGAGGATATGAAGTTTACGAAGGTTCTTATAGAGAAAAAGAAGGATTCTCCTTCTTTCTGGTAAAAGGAGAAGAAGGGAAAGTATTGGTAATCTCAGGTGAAAAGGTACCGGAAGGTGCTTCGTTCTTCAAAAAGCATCATGTGGATGAAAAGACGTTTTTCTTCTGTGAGAAGAGCCACGAAAATCTGGAGATCCTGAGAAAACACTTTCCCGATCTGAAACCCACCCGAGCAGGATTGAGGGCGTCCTTTGGAACCGGTGACAGGCTCGGAATCACTACACCTGCCCATGTGAGGGCACTGAGAGGTTCTGGTCTGTTTCCTGTTTTTGCCCAGCAGTCTGTGAGAGAAAATGAAAGAACAGGAAGAACCTGGAGAGATGTACTCGATGACGCAACCTGGGGAGTGTTCCAGGAGGGGTACACAGAAGGATTTGGAGCGGATGCAGACCATGTGAAAAATCCTGAAGATCTTGTCGCAGCAGCAAAAGAAGGCTTTTCCATGTTCACGATCGATCCTTCGGATCACGTGAGGAACCTTTCAAAACTCAGTGAAAGAGAAAAGAACGAGATGTTCGAGGAAATACTGAAAAAAGAGCGCATAGACAGGATTTACCTTGGGAAGAGGTACACCATCCTTGGTGAAAGACTGGAGTTCGACGAGAAAAGTCTGAGGGATGCTGCCCTGGTGTACTACGATGCGATCACCCACGTGGATATGATGTATCAAATTTTGAAAGAGGAGATCTCGGACTTCGATTTTGAGGTTTCCGTTGACGAGACAGAAACACCTACCAGTCCGCTGTTTCACATATTCGTTGTGGAAGAACTCAGAAGACGGGGTGTGGAATTCACCAACCTCGCTTTGAGGTTCATCGGTGAGTGGGAAAAAGGTATCGATTACAAAGGAGATCTCGGCTTGTTCGAGAAGGAAATCAAAATGCACGCTGAAATTTCGAGGATGTTCGAGGGCTACAAGTTGTCTTTACACTCCGGAAGCGACAAGTTCTCCGTGTATCCAGCCTTCTCTTCTGCGACGGACGGTCTTTTCCATGTGAAGACGGCGGGAACGAGCTATCTTGAGGCGATAAAGGTGATCTCGATGGTCAGCCCTGCTCTCTTTCGTGAAATCTACAGATGTGCCCTCGAGCACTTTGAAGAGGACAGAAAGTCCTATCACATATCCGCCGATCTTTCAAAAGTTCCGGATGTGGAGAAGGTGGAGGATGAAGACCTGCCAGCGCTTTTTGAGGACACCAACGTGAGACAGCTGATTCACGTCACCTACGGTTCTGTCCTCAAAGATAAATCCCTGAAGGAAAGGATATTCGAAGCCCTCGATCGAAACGAAAAACTCTTCTACGAAACGGTAGAAAGTCACATAAAAAGGCACGTGGATCTTTTGAGGGGTGATTGA
- a CDS encoding SDR family oxidoreductase, translating into MFDLKGRVALVTGGSRGLGFGIAQGLAEAGCSVIVASRNFSEASEAAQRLKRDYEVEAMPLRCDVSNYEEVKNLMNTIEKELGKLDVVVNAAGINRRHPAEEFPIDEFRQVIEVNLFGTYYVCREAFRLLRKSDNPSIINIGSLTVEEVTMPNIAAYAASKGGVASLTKALAKEWGKYGIRVNAIAPGWYRTKMTEAVFSDPEKLDYMLRRIPLGRTGVPEDLKGVAVFLASEEARYVTGQIIFVDGGWTAN; encoded by the coding sequence GTGTTCGATCTCAAGGGAAGGGTTGCCCTTGTGACTGGCGGTTCTCGGGGTCTTGGATTTGGTATCGCTCAGGGACTGGCAGAGGCCGGTTGCTCGGTGATCGTTGCAAGCAGAAACTTTTCAGAAGCCTCAGAAGCAGCACAGAGACTGAAGAGGGATTACGAAGTAGAGGCGATGCCCCTCCGGTGCGACGTGTCAAATTACGAAGAAGTGAAAAACCTGATGAATACCATTGAAAAAGAGTTAGGAAAACTCGATGTGGTGGTCAACGCGGCGGGAATAAACAGAAGACACCCGGCGGAGGAGTTTCCCATAGATGAGTTCAGACAGGTGATAGAGGTGAACCTTTTTGGAACCTATTATGTGTGCAGAGAGGCCTTTCGGCTCCTCAGAAAATCCGATAATCCTTCGATCATAAACATTGGATCCCTCACCGTTGAAGAGGTCACAATGCCAAACATCGCTGCGTACGCTGCATCGAAGGGAGGAGTCGCCTCTCTAACGAAGGCCCTGGCGAAAGAGTGGGGAAAGTACGGTATCCGGGTGAACGCCATCGCCCCTGGCTGGTACAGAACAAAGATGACAGAGGCGGTCTTCAGCGATCCCGAGAAACTGGACTACATGCTGAGGAGAATTCCTCTCGGCAGAACGGGTGTTCCGGAGGATCTGAAAGGAGTGGCCGTTTTTCTTGCTTCCGAAGAGGCGCGGTATGTGACGGGACAGATCATCTTCGTGGACGGTGGATGGACCGCAAATTGA
- a CDS encoding lactate racemase domain-containing protein codes for MTVYLEGNPLTEEKIKEGLAKLVSDLGRAKKALVVHTDYTRVDFTHLIAKNLYRFLLEKGLEEFHTLNASGTHRAMKVEEFEKKLGISRDEKGVFFHNHEFFNPEALAFVGTLPSDFVSEMTEGDLEEEIPIKVNRMLFEDFDAIFFINGTVPHESTGFSGGLKIVIPGVASTEVVDTFHWAAVLMGIPKLIGTVDNPARKIINRASEMIFQKIKARSFTLNMVYEEEEEVIPRALYIDEGFEGFLRAYEKACELSAQLHVKYIDRPLKRAVQVIGEEYDEVWTAGKGSYKLQRPGVMAKGGQIIIYAPHIKRFHSNPQMDRWIREIGYHCKDYVKWYLKKHPDFNKNVAAHVINVRGAGTFDPETGKEEFEFDVILATSIPEDACKAVNLGYMDPLKIRKEDFMNEDSLWIVPGGKYLYDLRERRR; via the coding sequence ATGACGGTGTATCTGGAAGGAAATCCACTGACCGAGGAAAAGATAAAGGAAGGCCTTGCAAAACTTGTGAGCGACCTTGGAAGGGCGAAAAAGGCCCTGGTTGTTCACACGGATTATACCCGTGTGGATTTCACCCATCTGATCGCAAAAAATCTCTACAGGTTCCTCCTGGAGAAGGGTTTAGAAGAATTCCATACGCTCAACGCGAGTGGTACGCACAGGGCGATGAAGGTGGAAGAGTTTGAAAAGAAACTGGGTATCTCAAGAGACGAAAAAGGAGTGTTTTTCCACAACCACGAGTTCTTCAATCCAGAAGCCCTGGCGTTTGTTGGAACGCTTCCTTCCGATTTTGTCTCCGAGATGACAGAAGGGGATCTGGAAGAGGAGATACCGATAAAAGTGAACAGAATGCTCTTTGAGGATTTCGATGCGATCTTTTTCATAAACGGCACCGTCCCTCACGAATCAACGGGATTTTCGGGAGGGTTGAAGATCGTCATTCCTGGTGTTGCCAGTACGGAGGTGGTGGATACCTTCCACTGGGCGGCGGTACTCATGGGTATTCCAAAGCTCATAGGTACGGTGGATAACCCCGCGCGGAAGATCATAAACAGGGCGTCGGAGATGATCTTCCAGAAGATCAAAGCAAGATCCTTCACCCTGAACATGGTGTACGAGGAAGAAGAAGAGGTGATTCCAAGAGCGCTCTACATAGACGAGGGATTCGAGGGTTTTCTGAGGGCGTACGAGAAAGCGTGTGAACTCAGCGCTCAACTCCACGTGAAATACATAGACAGGCCCCTCAAAAGAGCCGTTCAGGTTATAGGAGAAGAATACGACGAGGTCTGGACCGCCGGAAAGGGTTCTTATAAACTCCAAAGGCCCGGTGTGATGGCAAAGGGAGGCCAGATAATCATTTACGCACCTCATATAAAGAGATTTCACTCCAATCCTCAGATGGACAGATGGATCAGGGAGATAGGATATCACTGCAAAGACTACGTGAAGTGGTATCTGAAAAAGCATCCTGACTTCAACAAAAACGTTGCAGCTCACGTGATCAACGTGAGGGGAGCAGGAACGTTCGATCCAGAAACAGGAAAGGAGGAGTTCGAGTTCGATGTGATTCTGGCTACCTCCATTCCCGAAGATGCATGCAAGGCGGTGAACCTGGGCTACATGGACCCCTTGAAGATAAGGAAAGAAGATTTCATGAACGAGGATTCCCTCTGGATAGTTCCCGGTGGAAAATATCTCTACGATCTGAGGGAGAGGAGAAGATGA
- a CDS encoding gluconokinase, with amino-acid sequence MIAAIDIGTESARLMFKTDGEWKVLKKSYRIFFPSLEAVEQDPEEILAAVYDLLKQIPKKEDVLYVGMSSVFHSIVGLDEDFNPVTPLLNWADRRSYHEKEELEKKYGTRFFYERTACPLHPMYWPSKILWMKKNSDSKKFCSIKAFIVNKLTGEFVEELSLASGTGMINIHSLEWDDEILEIVGVKKENLPELMSPYTQLKAKEDVAKELGFKEVYLVLGGGDGVMTNVGLNAMSPDSATVTIGTSGAFRVVLNRSVIDREGISTWCYLIDEKNYVLGGAINNGGIVLMWLKDVMKFDSYDEIIEEAKKSSIGASGLVFLPFLNGERAPHWRERYRGVLVGLASSHRRSDIARAALEGICFRIKDIYNAVKRVGNVDPVRIVATGGFTSSPYWVQLLADVLGKDIAVTNVENPSAFGAYVMALKSLGESVEEFLEKEVRVEQVFRCDPERNEKYEKLYDDYRLLYEKLVDYFYRE; translated from the coding sequence ATGATAGCGGCCATAGACATTGGAACAGAGAGCGCTCGTTTGATGTTCAAAACTGACGGTGAGTGGAAAGTCCTGAAAAAGTCCTACAGGATCTTTTTCCCATCTCTCGAAGCGGTGGAGCAGGATCCAGAGGAAATCTTGGCAGCCGTCTATGACCTTTTGAAGCAGATTCCAAAAAAGGAAGATGTTCTGTACGTTGGAATGAGTTCTGTGTTTCACAGTATAGTGGGTCTCGATGAAGATTTCAACCCGGTAACGCCCCTTCTCAACTGGGCGGATAGGAGGTCCTATCACGAAAAGGAAGAACTCGAAAAGAAATACGGGACCAGGTTCTTCTACGAAAGAACGGCCTGCCCGCTTCATCCGATGTACTGGCCTTCGAAGATCCTATGGATGAAGAAGAACTCAGATTCAAAGAAGTTCTGTTCCATAAAGGCCTTCATAGTCAACAAACTGACGGGAGAGTTCGTGGAGGAGCTTTCCCTTGCTTCCGGAACTGGAATGATAAACATCCACTCCCTCGAGTGGGACGACGAAATCCTTGAGATCGTGGGGGTGAAGAAAGAAAACCTGCCAGAACTCATGTCACCCTACACTCAGTTGAAAGCGAAAGAAGATGTAGCGAAAGAACTCGGTTTCAAGGAAGTCTATCTGGTCCTCGGTGGAGGAGACGGAGTAATGACGAACGTTGGACTGAACGCTATGAGTCCAGATTCTGCCACCGTAACGATCGGAACAAGCGGTGCGTTTCGTGTGGTTCTGAACAGATCCGTGATAGATCGGGAAGGCATCTCCACGTGGTGCTATCTGATCGATGAGAAAAACTATGTTCTTGGTGGTGCGATAAACAACGGCGGAATCGTGCTGATGTGGCTGAAAGATGTTATGAAGTTCGACAGTTACGACGAGATCATAGAGGAGGCAAAGAAGTCTTCGATCGGGGCAAGCGGTCTTGTTTTCCTTCCCTTCCTCAACGGTGAAAGGGCACCACACTGGAGAGAAAGGTACAGGGGTGTTCTGGTGGGACTTGCTTCATCTCACAGAAGAAGCGATATCGCCAGGGCGGCGCTTGAGGGGATCTGTTTCAGAATAAAAGACATATACAACGCGGTGAAGAGGGTGGGGAATGTGGATCCTGTTCGGATCGTTGCAACGGGAGGCTTCACCAGTTCGCCTTACTGGGTTCAGCTCCTTGCGGATGTTCTGGGAAAGGATATCGCGGTCACAAACGTGGAGAATCCTTCCGCCTTCGGTGCCTATGTAATGGCGCTGAAGTCTCTTGGAGAGAGCGTAGAAGAATTCCTTGAAAAGGAAGTACGTGTGGAGCAGGTTTTTCGCTGTGATCCCGAAAGAAACGAAAAATACGAAAAACTCTACGATGATTACAGACTTCTCTACGAAAAACTTGTGGACTATTTCTACAGGGAGTAA
- a CDS encoding aspartate ammonia-lyase, giving the protein MRKERDYLGELEIEDDAYYGIHTRRALMNFPPTGERLDETFIWAYFMVKKACALLNTELGYLDERIGNAIVKACDEWKTLKEHVLVDPLSGGAGTSINMNINEVIANRATEILGGKKGEYLVDPIDHVNLHQSTNDTFPTSAKIATIVKLRKLIETVINLQEKIQEKEKEFYSIRKPGRTQLMDGPPIMLGQEFGAFADALARDRWRLHKVEERIRSVNIGGTAIGTGVGAPKDYILKIVEKVREVTKVKIAKAENLIDATQNWDVFAEIHGLLKSLAVNLYKISNDIRLLGSGPNTAIGELILPAVQAGSSIMPGKVNPVVPEYVMQLCHMVFGHDTVLNHACALGNLELNQFAPLIVHLTLKSLTLLANACRSLAEYMVNIKANEKRCEENLSRSVSNLTPLIKMFGYEAVSEAVKRANWDIGKTLEILSREKNVPIDEIAKKLDLKKMTGLGYSL; this is encoded by the coding sequence TTGAGAAAAGAAAGAGACTATCTCGGAGAACTGGAGATAGAAGACGACGCTTACTATGGAATACACACCAGGCGAGCCTTGATGAACTTTCCGCCAACTGGCGAAAGGCTCGACGAGACGTTCATCTGGGCGTACTTCATGGTGAAAAAAGCCTGCGCTCTTCTCAACACCGAACTCGGCTACCTGGACGAACGAATAGGAAACGCCATTGTAAAGGCGTGCGATGAGTGGAAAACGTTGAAAGAACACGTTCTGGTGGATCCCCTCTCGGGTGGGGCTGGAACGTCGATAAACATGAACATAAACGAAGTGATAGCAAACAGGGCAACGGAGATACTCGGTGGAAAGAAAGGAGAGTACCTCGTCGATCCTATAGATCACGTGAACCTGCACCAGTCAACGAACGACACCTTTCCAACGAGTGCGAAGATCGCCACCATCGTGAAACTGAGAAAACTCATAGAAACGGTGATAAATCTTCAGGAGAAGATCCAGGAGAAAGAGAAGGAGTTCTACTCCATCAGAAAGCCGGGAAGAACCCAGCTCATGGATGGCCCACCGATCATGCTTGGGCAGGAGTTCGGCGCCTTCGCCGATGCCCTCGCAAGGGACAGATGGAGGCTCCACAAAGTCGAAGAGAGAATAAGAAGCGTGAACATCGGGGGGACGGCCATCGGAACGGGAGTTGGGGCACCGAAAGATTACATCCTGAAGATCGTGGAAAAAGTGAGAGAAGTAACGAAGGTGAAGATCGCCAAGGCGGAAAACCTCATAGACGCAACCCAAAACTGGGATGTCTTTGCGGAGATTCACGGCCTTCTAAAATCTCTTGCGGTGAATCTCTACAAGATCTCAAACGATATCAGGCTCCTTGGAAGTGGGCCAAACACGGCGATAGGTGAACTCATTCTGCCGGCTGTTCAGGCGGGAAGTTCCATTATGCCAGGAAAGGTGAATCCGGTTGTTCCCGAGTATGTGATGCAACTCTGCCACATGGTCTTCGGTCACGACACGGTACTGAACCACGCATGTGCCCTCGGAAACCTCGAACTCAACCAGTTCGCCCCCCTCATAGTCCATCTCACACTCAAGTCCCTCACACTTCTCGCAAACGCCTGTCGATCCCTAGCAGAATACATGGTGAACATAAAGGCAAACGAAAAGCGCTGTGAGGAAAACCTTTCACGTTCTGTGTCGAACCTCACACCGCTGATAAAGATGTTCGGTTACGAGGCCGTCTCAGAAGCGGTGAAGAGGGCAAACTGGGATATCGGAAAGACCCTGGAAATTCTCTCTCGGGAAAAGAACGTTCCGATCGATGAGATAGCGAAGAAACTGGATCTGAAGAAGATGACCGGTCTTGGTTACTCCCTGTAG
- the hydF gene encoding [FeFe] hydrogenase H-cluster maturation GTPase HydF: MRLPDAGFRRYIVVAGRRNVGKSSFMNALVGQNVSIVSNYAGTTTDPVYKSMELHPIGPVTLVDTPGLDDVGELGRLRVERARRVFYRADCGILVTDSAPTPYEDDVANLFKEMEIPFVVVINKIDVLKEKAMELKRLYEDRYKARVILVSALRKEGFEGIGKVLSEILPDDEEIPYLGDLIDGGDLVILVVPIDLGAPKGRLIMPQVHAIRETLDREAIALVVKERELRYVMENIGMKPKLVITDSQAVMKVVSDIPDDVELTTFSIVESRYRGDLSYFVESVKKIEELRDGDTVVIMEGCTHRPLTEDIGRVKIPRWLVNHTGAQLNFKVIAGKDFPDLEEIENAKLIIHCGGCVLNRSAMMRRVRMAKRLGIPMTNYGVTISYLHGVLERAIRPFREEVRV; this comes from the coding sequence GTGAGACTACCAGATGCCGGCTTTAGAAGATACATCGTTGTTGCTGGAAGAAGAAACGTCGGGAAATCCTCTTTCATGAACGCCCTCGTCGGCCAGAATGTGTCCATCGTGAGCAACTACGCGGGAACGACGACCGATCCCGTTTACAAATCCATGGAACTTCATCCCATAGGTCCCGTCACTCTTGTGGACACCCCCGGGCTCGACGACGTGGGTGAACTTGGAAGGCTCAGGGTAGAAAGAGCAAGAAGGGTGTTTTACAGGGCAGACTGTGGGATTCTTGTGACAGACAGCGCACCAACTCCATATGAAGACGACGTTGCAAATCTCTTCAAAGAGATGGAAATCCCTTTCGTGGTCGTGATAAACAAAATCGATGTTCTGAAAGAAAAAGCCATGGAACTGAAAAGACTGTACGAGGATCGATACAAAGCAAGGGTGATTCTTGTCTCGGCACTTCGAAAGGAAGGCTTTGAAGGTATAGGAAAAGTCCTCTCTGAGATCCTTCCAGACGACGAGGAGATTCCATATCTCGGCGATCTGATAGACGGCGGTGACCTCGTGATTCTTGTTGTTCCCATAGACCTTGGAGCACCCAAGGGAAGGCTCATCATGCCACAAGTACACGCAATAAGAGAGACTCTGGACAGGGAAGCCATTGCCCTTGTTGTAAAGGAAAGAGAACTCAGGTATGTGATGGAGAACATCGGAATGAAACCGAAACTTGTGATCACAGATTCTCAAGCCGTGATGAAGGTCGTCTCCGATATCCCGGATGATGTGGAACTCACCACCTTCTCGATCGTGGAATCGCGCTACCGTGGCGATCTTTCTTACTTCGTTGAGAGTGTGAAGAAGATAGAAGAGTTGAGAGATGGCGACACGGTTGTGATCATGGAAGGTTGCACCCACAGACCTCTTACCGAAGACATCGGAAGGGTGAAGATTCCAAGATGGCTTGTGAACCACACGGGAGCGCAGCTCAACTTCAAGGTCATAGCCGGAAAAGACTTTCCTGATCTTGAAGAAATAGAAAACGCAAAACTCATCATCCACTGTGGTGGATGTGTCCTGAACCGCTCAGCGATGATGAGAAGGGTGAGGATGGCAAAAAGGCTCGGTATACCGATGACGAACTACGGTGTGACCATCTCTTACCTTCACGGAGTCCTCGAGCGGGCGATCCGTCCTTTCAGGGAGGAAGTGAGAGTTTGA
- the purE gene encoding 5-(carboxyamino)imidazole ribonucleotide mutase → MPKVGIIMGSDSDLPVMKQAAEILEEFGIDYEVTIVSAHRTPDRMFEYAKSAEERGIEIIIAGAGGAAHLPGMVASITHLPVIGVPVKTSTLNGLDSLLSIVQMPGGVPVATVAINNAKNAGILAASILGIKYPEIAKKVKEYKERMKQEVLEKARKLEEIGYREYLEQKD, encoded by the coding sequence GTGCCAAAGGTAGGAATCATCATGGGAAGCGATTCTGACCTTCCTGTGATGAAACAGGCAGCGGAGATCCTCGAAGAGTTCGGGATAGACTACGAGGTCACGATCGTTTCCGCCCACAGAACTCCAGATCGCATGTTCGAGTACGCAAAGAGTGCCGAAGAACGCGGTATAGAGATCATCATCGCAGGAGCAGGGGGAGCAGCGCACCTTCCTGGAATGGTGGCAAGCATCACTCACCTTCCCGTGATAGGTGTTCCCGTGAAGACCTCCACACTGAACGGTCTTGACTCTCTTTTATCCATCGTTCAGATGCCGGGGGGAGTTCCCGTTGCCACCGTCGCCATAAACAACGCAAAAAACGCGGGAATACTCGCAGCGTCCATTCTGGGGATCAAGTATCCGGAGATCGCAAAGAAGGTGAAGGAATACAAGGAGAGAATGAAACAAGAAGTTCTGGAAAAGGCAAGAAAACTCGAAGAAATTGGGTACAGAGAGTATCTGGAACAGAAGGACTAA